From the Cucumis sativus cultivar 9930 chromosome 5, Cucumber_9930_V3, whole genome shotgun sequence genome, the window ttatataaattaaaaacattttcgagtataattccaaaaaaataacatatagtTATCCAAATAtgtgtaaaataattatgaatatttgaatAGGTAAGACATTTGTTACTTTAGACCTCTCAAATTTTGGACATTCAAACGATCAGTTAtctccattaaaaaaaaaaatccacaaaaaTTGATATTGGAAGTCTAAGGATTAaacaacttttataatttagagaCAAATAGATGCATACAtgaaagttaaattataaaaatatatttttgcatCAACTTGGCAAGAGATCCTATTCTTTGGTGGTAAAGGAAcaattgtaaatatatcaaacagACTCAAGGTATAATTTGGAGAAAcgataaaatttagatttaattttaaaagtttactAATGATTGACCATATCACTTATAGAagtttaagattataatagaatattattgctcaaatttaaacacaattgaaaagataatgtaaagtcaaaatatttgtCAAAGAGCAtcgtttaaaataataatggacatgcttatttattttggtttctcaattttcaaaaccttTTTCTTATCCCATGTACATTAAAATGACAATTATTTTGGCATTTTCTCCATCATATTTCAACATCTAATACCTATTTTGTCAAATGCGATCATGttcatattaatatataaatacatgtAGTCAAATTCAAgcttttaatcaattaaaaaaattaaattaaaggcaatgggaaatcaaatttttttgactttttctaaaatagcaACAACTTGAAGAAAACTTATTAGGTGCAGAAAAATCAAAGCCACCATTTTTTTCCGGAGAGAGTGGACACAAGCAATAGcatcacaacaaaaaattatgtataaaattatcaaactcAATCATCATTCGAGCGAGATGATAAGTCGTTTCGTTCGACACTCTaaaccaaatagaaaaaaaagaatagtttgAAAGgtacattttaaaagaatgaaaagaagcTAAAGTGAAAGATGTAGGAAAGGAATGGAAGCAGATTAATTAGAAAGTGAGGAGATAGacaaagtttctttttctttgccgtaaaaaacaagaaaagggGGGAAGCAAAATAATGGGTACATTTAGGGCATTACATTATTAGGAGATGGTGGgcataattttattgattaaaatttgtaagaaattgaaataattgaattaaataaaattaaaattattgagattgatattgatatttaaaaattattaaatgataATACAAAGAAAGAGGATTAACTATTAAGGGTGGTGAAGGTGAAGGTGAAGGTGAAGGTGAAGGTGAGGTGAGGGCAGGCTGTCATTCAGAGTGAAACATCAATATCTATTGTACAAATTCTATAGGCCCATTTTAGACAATTTGTACCTTTAATTtacctttttcaaatttcacccCTTTATGTAACTTTTGTTTCCACCAATCTATAATTTAACAAACCATTAGACATAGAGCTATTCAACgtttaaactcttttttgggaacttaatttcaaaaatttaaaggggaaatttataatttaagtcCCCacatttttaaagagaaaagaaagaaaaaaaaggtaatacgttttctatttctttttccattttgataaaagtgtttttcattgaattgaatatttttatgGGATAATTACAAACCCGAAAAATTGCACAAACCACCTCTAAAAATATGGACTTTAAAAATTACACGATCTATTTTTAACTTGTTCTATTACCTCCctaacaaatatctaaaaattgattgtttaaataattttagttatatattttgagttgaaataACCAATAACTAACCATactcattttcaatataaagTTGTAAAAGAGCATTATATTATGCACATGTTAACTCTTGTAGCCTTAATTTAGTGGTGTAGGAAACTTGCATCCAAACTTTGTATCATCTTCTTACTCCCATGTCGCTTGAGATTGCTTCTCCATTTTGGAACGATTGAATTAGGTTATTAATAGAGgcgtttgcaaaaatagcaatttttttaattatagatttgatatcactacattttctaaattacaaaaatagcaaaattaaaagttgataaccctAGATAACTTTCTTATATCACTAATTctttgtcatattcgcaatatgcaaaaaaatagatgtcattcattacttttttctaaatattttgtcatttgatacaattttattcatttatatgACATAAAAGATGTATAAGATAAAAGGGTcatataaataagtaaaattgtatcaaatatCATGTCAGGTTATTTtctattgatataatttgGTATGTTCTACtgattgatttaaaattgaaaggacttttttattttttacacgCGTTCTCCCATACCATGCTTGTTCACTTAGGTTTGGGTCTTACCTAAGGCAACTACCAATAATGTgagtatatatacacatacttATAGAATAAACAATATCTTGAAGTTAACTTTTGATTGTAgagttgaaaatataaaagaagatgaaaaatgtatggagagagagaagaggagGGGAAATGATGGGTTGGCATTAGAATATAGAGCGTGGAGAGATGGGTGTAAAGTTTTGTTTGGTGGATGATTGTTCATCACCCATCACATGTAAACATCAAACCTTTCATATGCCAACTCATTATTTATACCCACCCACACCACCACCCTACTAAATCTTTACCTCATCACATACCTATTCCAATATTCATCTATTTATCTCTACACACCTTCCATTCTCATTTCAATACGCCAATACAAAATAACTTCGActaaatagtttatatttttactcttaattaattatattatactaaaacaatgaatttaaatagcttaggaaaaaatttaaaaaaagttgaacaatttggtaagatatatatataaaaaaaaaaaacaaaaaaacaagaaaacttagttcaaatatataattaaaagattatacaataaagttttcaaatgtGTCAAATCATGCCTGTATTAAGTAAGCGATCATACAAAACCTATAGAAATGTCATGCAGTGCCAATTTAGTCATGGATTGAAAACTACTATTCagccaaatatattataataacaagaaggaaaaaaaaagtacaaaagctatatataaaaaaatggcaataattagaattataattataacacttatataagtttgatatttaattaattatttcctTAAACTTGAGATGAGAGattggaattaaaaaaagaaaaaagaaaaaacattgtATCAAACTTTCAACCACTTGTCTACATTTTGATGTGTGTAAATAGGAAAAAGGGTACCATAAGTTGAAATAATTGAGCCATATCCAAAAGGGGAAAAGCTGTCAAATGGGTGCACAAAAATGAGGAagcataattataattttttggcTCCAATGTTTCccaatatcttttaaaaccATATCATAAAAGTTTTGCCtcaaattatacatttttcactttattttattttaatgtatgGCCGTTGGAATAGTAAAGTTTCcgaatcaattttaatttatgtttcatCACACAAGTATGTACTAATTCACGTACATgattaaatatcttttttttttttttctctttactttAAATAAGTTGAATTCATGCCTCTATTTATGATAAGTGTTATTGTTCTCATAATTATCTTTATGGtataacaaattataacaatCATAAAAACTATACCtatcttttaaaagaacaagTTCAAACATAAGTCATTCATCTATTGAATCACAatgtgttttgtttaatttttcaagtgcaaaattttaaaaataaacatgtaTTGCCTCTctcaaaattaactttttttttaacaaatttttaatggaagagttaaataaaaatatcttttttgcaaaaacaattttttctctaGTCAATCCAATTTGAATTTAGCTCCACCTAATCTTCACCTTTAAAGTcgaatatttaatttaatctgtagggataaatattttagcaataataattaaggatacaccaaaattttaaaaaaaattgcaaatatagcaaaactatcactgatagatttgtatcgctgatagacttcgtatagtctatcagtgataaacttataacattgatagaatttgataaattttgctatatttgtaaattttttaaaatgtttctatatacttaattattttgaatctaattgataaatttgtaactatgtCTAGTTTGTAACGAATAGTGAAAAGGGTTtggattaaattgaaataagcCCAAgcaaaaaaagttgtttgggCTCAAAGTCACTAAACCCAACTGGCCAAATCTATACGGTATCCTCACAATCCTATaaatagaaagataaaaatttgttaaaaagaaaaaaaaaaatactccaCTTTAATCATTTCAAAGTGAACAGAAAGTTAAAGCAATTTgtcaaaattcaagaaaataaattttgaagtttaaatctATTTGGAAGCTCAAACATACAATCAATcaaaaactattaatttacTCTAAATGCATATTAACAAATCGGCtcacatagaaaaaaaaaaactataaacaaaATGAAGTAAAGGAGAAAAGCTTGCAtacttacattttttaaaataacaaaataaattaacatcaCTCAtacaatgtctattattgataaaatttgaatttgaaacttttgctacatatttgtaaatattttatcaatattttatcaagtttgttattttttacaatttttgggttaaaaatggtataattcatataaaaatcaatagaaattattttaattaaaaaaatcattaacaacaaaatttattacaccttttaaattattttaattcaatgaaGCTCGTTAAATCCCTCCACAACACTTTTAAACgccatttctaaaaaaatcaaacctaaaATCTCAATAGGAAATGtagaaacattaaaaaaagtaaaagagagaaaaaaaatgtatgttcATATTTGTGttcttcaaataattacaGAAAAATGGGAAATAATAAACTgaatataatcattttattcCTAAACATTCATGCCTTGAATATGtcatattaaatatatcaacaaaTATGACATATTTAACCATCTACatgtaagaaacaaaaacactaTTCTCTTCCATCATCtttcaaatgaatttcatTTCACTACACAAATATAGAATTTATAGAAACGTCAAACATATGTACAAATAACTCTTCTTCTCTGCAGAATTTCTTCAGGCTTTACTTGTCTCGACTCAAACTTGCACATCCCATTTAATCAGATGCAACAATGAAACTAGTAGGAACAGGTAGATTGGTAACAAGACCACACAACTTTTGGATGAGTCGTGATCTCCACCGGGGTGGTATGGGCGGATAAATGCAGGATTCATCTGCCATATCGTGAGGGAGGCTGTAATATTCGTATCCTTAGCATTGTTGAATACGAAGAGCCGTGCAGCACCATAGATGGCTTTTGTTGGATAAACTCTTGATGTGATGCAAGTTCTTCCACCTTGAGCAAAACTTTCCACCACTGAATGATCAACCTGAATGGCCACACATGATTCAATCTCAACTCTGTTCAACTAACTGATTTGTTTACATGTGAATGAATGAAAGAAGGGACTCTTGGGACTTACAAGTATTCTTAAAGAGAACTTTTCACCCTCTAGTACTGGAACGGAACTTCCATAAATTGGCTTGTAAACGTCGTTAGCCTCCGAGGATCTGAAGCACCGAAATGTTTAGACTTTAGAGTTCATTCACTATCTCTATTTGGACAAAACTGAATTCGAATAGGAGAACTTGTATACCTTGATTCATCAGTGCAAAAGAAAGTCTTGAGAGTACCATTTTGGCCTTTTGCAACATAAAAGTAGACTGGAGTATGCTCGCTGAGGGTCTCGTCTGCAAGTACCAAAAGACCAAATGGTCCCAATGCGCCACGGATAGCTGCCCCACCCCTTCTTTGACAGCTGAATTCTACATTGGTTTCAATTGCCTTTGCCACAGCCTCCTTGTCCAACTCGAACTCAGCAAAAATATCTAGCTGGGGAGTTTCACCCTGATTGTTAGCAAGAAAATACATCTATCACATTGGCAATGATTGAAGATGTGTTGCAAAAACAAACCTGAGTTGATGAGCCAACTTCAAGGGGTACCACCGATCCTGGATGGATCACCAAATTGTGGAAGGCATGGCTTCTTTGTCTCAAGTTTTCTATCTCCTCCACTGGCCATTGGAGTAAATTGGTTCCAGTTTTGTTATCAAACAAAACAGTCCTTGGAATTCCCTGCCAAAACGCCTTTGTATTAGAATGCTACTAAAGATGAATCCATTAGATAATTTGGGAACTTATAAATGAATCAGCTTACTTGCAATGATGCCCATCCCTTCTGAACGTCAGCATATTCACTGTCAGCTTCTCCAATCCAACCCCACAAaactcttcttcctttcttatGATCAAAGAAAGACTTGGACGCATAGAATAACCCATAATCGTATCTCAAGCCAATCCCAACATCAATCTTGGGATTATCAGGAACCCAAGTAGCAGTCTTCTCATCATACGTTCCAAGTGAATAGTAATCGTGTCGATCATCATCAAGGCTTGTCTTTACAACATGCTTCACGTCAGGTCCATTAACTGAAGTATCCAACCCAATTTTCCCATCTTTAGATACAGGAAAGAAGTCTAGACATTCCCACATTCCAGTACCAGCAACAGCACAAAGCAGATTGTCCAACAACTGAAAATGTTTGAAGTCCTCAGTATCATACACTAAAGAGATCCCAGTTCTATTGACTTTTGATCCAATCGCTATCCGCCATTTTCCTTCGGATGTGAACCACGCAGTCGTGGGGTCACGGAAGTCCCTGAAATCAATGCCAGGTGGGGGAACAAGAACTGGATTACCAGAGAATTTGACCCAATCGATGAGCAAAGGATCAGACAAGTTGGCTGGATATGCCAGGTTTTGAACTTGGACATGCTCTTTTGTGGAGCCAGTGTAGAGCATCATGATTCGGCCATCAGGAAGAATAGTGGCAGAACCAGTCCAAACTCCATTAATATCATACCATTGGTCTGGAACTAAGGCCAATGGAAGGTGAAGCCAATGAATCAAATCTGTTGACACAGCATGCCCCCACACAATGTTTCCCCACACTGCAGCACGTGGATTGTACTGGTAGAAGAAATGGTACCAACCATTGTAATACAGAGGACCTattacattttcaagtttCAATCATTACCCAAAAGGGGAGGCAAACACAATCAATACTCAATTCTGATTGATGaggcaaaataaaaatggctTACCATTAGGATCTGAACCAGAAACAAGTAGATTCCCCCAAGAAGCACAATCAGAAGTTGCAAAGAAgcagaaaacaaaacaaaaacacacatTATAGAACATGTTATAGTGGTATATAGGATgaacattgtttttttcttgctttgaaaagtcaaaaagGTAATGAATGACTTTCCATTccactttttgtttgtttctttcatttgaagaTTCATAAACGTTCCACCATATCAAACCCACGTAATTATAAACAAGAAGAGATTTAATTCCtcaaagaaaaagggaaagaataaGAATACCATTCATCCAATTCTCCTCTGGTTGGAAATGGAATGCGGTTCTCTGCCATGACAACATACTGTTATTCCAAGGAAAATAAGCGAGATTCTGTCCAATAAAGTGCCGGTTGGCCTTTTCCGATACACCTTCCGACACCCCACGTGACACCGGAGGCAATATCTCCGGCGACTTGGAGCTCAAGAACGAAAGTCCTGGAAATGTGGCAACAAAATCCACATTATTCTGAACGATAATGGCGACCAATAAGCAAACCAAGAAAAAGCCAGATGAAATCAAGAGGGTCCGCTTAACGGGTCGCCGTTGAATGGAGGGAGATTGAAGGGGATCGCCAGGAAGAGGACTGTAAAAAGGAAGATTTTCCGGGTGATGACCGGAGGCAAAGAAAGTAGGAAAATGATTAAAAGTCACCATATATGAATGGGAAGGGGAATGGTTTGAG encodes:
- the LOC101215227 gene encoding acid beta-fructofuranosidase codes for the protein MVTFNHFPTFFASGHHPENLPFYSPLPGDPLQSPSIQRRPVKRTLLISSGFFLVCLLVAIIVQNNVDFVATFPGLSFLSSKSPEILPPVSRGVSEGVSEKANRHFIGQNLAYFPWNNSMLSWQRTAFHFQPEENWMNDPNGPLYYNGWYHFFYQYNPRAAVWGNIVWGHAVSTDLIHWLHLPLALVPDQWYDINGVWTGSATILPDGRIMMLYTGSTKEHVQVQNLAYPANLSDPLLIDWVKFSGNPVLVPPPGIDFRDFRDPTTAWFTSEGKWRIAIGSKVNRTGISLVYDTEDFKHFQLLDNLLCAVAGTGMWECLDFFPVSKDGKIGLDTSVNGPDVKHVVKTSLDDDRHDYYSLGTYDEKTATWVPDNPKIDVGIGLRYDYGLFYASKSFFDHKKGRRVLWGWIGEADSEYADVQKGWASLQGIPRTVLFDNKTGTNLLQWPVEEIENLRQRSHAFHNLVIHPGSVVPLEVGSSTQLDIFAEFELDKEAVAKAIETNVEFSCQRRGGAAIRGALGPFGLLVLADETLSEHTPVYFYVAKGQNGTLKTFFCTDESRSSEANDVYKPIYGSSVPVLEGEKFSLRILVDHSVVESFAQGGRTCITSRVYPTKAIYGAARLFVFNNAKDTNITASLTIWQMNPAFIRPYHPGGDHDSSKSCVVLLPIYLFLLVSLLHLIKWDVQV